The following DNA comes from Cygnus atratus isolate AKBS03 ecotype Queensland, Australia chromosome 23, CAtr_DNAZoo_HiC_assembly, whole genome shotgun sequence.
ATAATGGAATTTGCTCAGTCTCAGCAATTTCTCGCTGTAATGCACCGTTTTGACCTTGTGTATAAATACTTTCTGGGTATCTAAACAGCTTCTGGGGGCTACAAACACGCTGATGTTCCTTAACTGGTGACCTAGGGGACACCCGACACGTGCTCACTGGCTCTGCAGATAACAGCTGTCGGCTCTGGGACTGTGAAACAGGTACGGCTCCCGGCTCCCCCGCCGCCAGCTCCGACTCCCGGCGCTGTCCTGCTCTGGAGTTTGTGAGAGGTCTGAATCCTAacgggtgtgtgtgtgtgtgtgcccgGTTTCTAGTGAACACCTGGGGCCAATTTACTCACCTCCTATTTAGTCCAAGCGTACTGGCCTGCTCATCTCCTCACTTCTGCCCGGTATCCTGCCCACTCGGTCACGTTCATTAATTTTGCAGTGCAGGCCCCAGTGAGTGACGgtttctgctctgtgtgcaGGAAAGCAGCTTGCCCTGGTGAAGACCAGCTCGGCGGTGAGGACGTGTGGCTTTGACTTCGGAGGAAACATCATCATGTTTTCCACGGACAAGCAGATGGGCTACCAGTGTTTCGTGAGCTTCTTTGACCTGCGGGACCCCAGCCAGATCGGTGAGGACTCTGagcctgtgcctgcagcagggaataAGGGGAAGCACTGGCGGCCAGAGCTGGTGCCATgccgtctgtctgtccgtctccttccttccttcctgcagagAACAACGAGCCTTACATGAAAATCCCCTGCAGTGACTCTAAAATCACCAGTGCTGTGTGGGGCCCCCTGGGGGAGTTCATCATCGCAGGGCACGAAAGTGGGGAGCTCAACCAGTTCAGCGCCAAGGTCAGTGCGATAAGGGGCGGCATCTCCTCTGGCAGCAGCGCGtggggaggaggctgcagcattCCTCGGTGGTCACGGGGCAGAACGTGGGCTTCTTGGCTCGAACCAGCAGCCTCGTGGAAGGATAGTGAAAATATGTGGTTCCCTTTAGCCAGGCTGATGTAGAAAGGCCGTCCTACTGCTGACAGTGGTATCTCCTACACTGTTTTTATCGGGGAAGCGTGCTCACTTTGTTTGCTCACTGAAGCTGCCTTGTTTGACCCTTCAGTCCGGGGAGCAGCTTTCAAACATCAAGGAGCACACCAAGCAAATCAATGACATTCAGACCTCCAGGGACATGACCATGTTCATCACCGCCTCCAAGGACAACACAGCCAAGGTGAGGCCTCCTGTTGGTAACGCAGCGGTCCGCTGGTATCTGCTCGTAGCGCCTCTGCTCAGAGACTACCGCAGGGGTTTGCTCCTTGGAAATTTGAGTGGGTGTAAAGTCAAAGCTGGGTGGGAGACTTCAGTGGGAACGGGGAGGCATCGCCACATTAAATTAGCAGCAACACCAAAATGGAGGCTGCGGCGTGCTACCTGCAGAAGGTGTAAGGGTGACGTTCACCTTGGGCAGGTATTTGGGGATTCTGGAGAAGCGTCTTTGGGTTTTGGGTGCCCCTGAGCAGCTTCAGTGCTAACATCCACTTGTGTGAGGActggcagcctggggctggggtttGCATGAGTTAATTGGGCTGCATGTCCTTCTGCAGCACAACTCTCTAAGCCTCTCCCTTTTGCCTCTTAGCTCTTTGACTGCACGACACTGGAACATTTGAAGACCTTCCGGACAGAGCGACCAGTGAACTCTGCCGCCCTCTCCCCCATTTTTGATCACGTAAGAATGATCCCACTCGTAATGGTCTCCCTGCGACTCCTGCCTTGTCCCAGGTGGCTGGAAGGCACGGCATCACCAGCCCAGCCTGTGATATAAACATGGCTGTGGGATGGGCCCAGGGAGCTTCACTGCTCTCTAGTGCAGGAGcacttccctgcctgctgctgcgcGCGTGGTGCACGCGGTCCTGCAGTGTTGTGGCCTCTGCTCTTTGCAGGTCGTGCTTGGCGGTGGGCAAGAGGCCATGGATGTGACCACGACCTCCACCAGGATTGGCAAATTTGAGGCGAGGTTGGTGCTTTCCTCTGGCAGGGCTGAGTCCTCACCCAGAGTACTCCTGACATCTTGCCCCTGGCAGTGTTTGGAGGAGTCATTACAACTGCAGAGCTTTTCTGAAGAGACCCTGATTGTGTCCCTAACCGGGCTCCTGACGTCTTCCTTCTCCCAGGTTCTTCCACTTGGCTTTTGAAGAAGAGTTTGGCAGAGTGAAGGGTCATTTTGGTCCGATAAATAGTGTCGCTTTTCACCCCGATGGAAAGAGGTAAGGATTTTTGCAGATCTTCCAGCATGCTCAAATCAAACCTAGCCTGTGCTTTGGTTAGGATATGGCTGGGCTCACAGGAGCTCTGCAGTGGGAATGAAGCCAGCACCTTCCCCAGTTCCCCCATTCCAACCCTGCTGCCTCCCGTCAGGCTGGCTCTGGGGGTCATTTACGCCCTGCTGCACGTTTTGCTGtgttactgatatttttttcatcttgtgaCTATTTCTTAGCTTTTGGAGGGTGTTCTGAGAACAGATTCTGTCTCTTGCTGATATAAAGCTGAGCTCCTGACAGGACTGATGactttctcatcttttctcccGCACAGTTACAGCAGTGGTGGTGAGGATGGCTACGTTCGCATCCACTACTTTGACCCCCAGTACTTCGAGTTTGAGTTTGAAGCCTAAAGGAGGACgtcctctcctcttcttccctcttcctaTCCGTTGCCCAGCCCATTGGCTCCTGAGCAGAACTGTTGTAAGGCCTGAAGTTGGTCTGCTccgcaggaggcagcagcaaacTCAGGGGCTGTATGGAGGGGGGGGATATAGAACCCCAGCCAGCTCAGAATGGCACAACCTGTGGCTTTCTCAGGAGGTAGAGTGAGGGTGAGGAAAGGAGTTGGgttggctgcctgcctgcccctgtGGATGCTAACTTCCTGGCCTGCAGGGCATATTTATAtatcagtggagaaaaaaaaatcggcaggaaataaataaaaaatcttttctaaacGCCAGAAAAAGTGCCTCTATTCTTGTGCTCTGGGACAAAATTAACCTGGCTGCtttgctctcccagctctgctggcagtgCCTCGCTCTCCGCCCCTCGGCAGGCAgcggtgctgctgctccctgcgcCTCTGTCCTCGCCCAGGCCCAGGTTAACTCTTTCCCAGCAACgatctgcagctgctggggtcCAGCCCTAGCAGTGCTGGATCCGTGAACGGGCTGGAAGCGCGGTAGCCAGTCATTGTTTTCCAGATGATGCGCGCCCAGTTGTAgtgctttgtttatttgctgGCTTGACCCTGAGCCAACTTTCCTCATGGAACAGTTATTTCCTGCGCTAGGAAGGTTGTGTTGCAAATCCTCCTCCTAGCCCTCTGTCCCTGTGTCTGCCTGCTTGGAAGGGTGGCTCCTATCTCTTTCCTTCCTCGAAACTGGGTTCAAGGACCCATTTCCTAGGCTGGCTCCCAGCTTGAAGTGACTGATGCAACGCTTACGCTGCAGCCAGCGTGCCTGTTGTGGAGAGGCTGGTGTGAGTTTAGCGTGTTCTGCTGCTTAGAAGCTGTGCCAACCACGCCTCGGTCACGGAGCAGGGCCGGCATgctgcaggggagctgctgggcacgTCGgcctcctgccctctgctccaCGGGTGGTCCAGGTCCGAGAGCTGCTGCGATCCCGCTGGGGAACAGAGCAGGAACCTGCctgagggagcagggctgctcctggcGCCGCAGAGCCCTgcgctgcccagctcctgcccgaGGAACACCACACAACGCAGGAGCAGACTGCGAGAGACCACTTTACTGCGCCACGTTCAGTCTGCGTGGCTGAGAGGCTGCTCAAGTGCATCTGTCCCCCCTCTCCCTGGGATGTCCTCCACGTTCCTGGTACGCGCAGGCTTCCCTGGGCTCCACAGGCCGCGTGTCCTGCACACGTCCCGTGGAAAACTGCTGCATCGCCTTGACCCCTCAGCCCATGGTGATGGGGTGAGCGGGATGTGATTGCCAGGACCGAAGTGCCCGTGCTGCTGCTCATCTTTCGTTCTCCGTCCGAGCAGCGGGGTCAGAGAGCGACCGGCTCAGCCTGCTCCCTGCGCTCTCCTTGGCAGGCGCCTCGTTGCCCTCCACCAACCGCTGCATCTCTGCCCGGGCCTCATCTAGGTACTGGGAGGGACGGATCCATCGGAAGAATAAGCCTAGGAGACAAGGGGTTGTGTGTCACGtgagggaaaagcagagcagctttccCTAAGCCACCGCGTGCGACCCAGCCGAGGTGGTGTCTGCGAGCGAGCACGGCTCTGGCCTTGGGTTTGGAAAAAGGCAGCTGCCTGAGGGCTGGCCCCAGCTCACCCTGCCACAGCTGGATGCTCTGGGGCTCCACGGAGGGCCAGATGACCAGCGGGTTGTGCGAGTAGAGGGGGTTCAGGTACTTCTTCTTCTCCTCGGGCTGGTTCAGCCAGGCCCAGAGGGAGTGCGTGTTCTCCTTCACTTTACACAGGCACCTACG
Coding sequences within:
- the EIF3I gene encoding eukaryotic translation initiation factor 3 subunit I, giving the protein MKPILLQGHERSITQIKYNREGDLLFTVAKDPIVNVWYSVNGERLGTYNGHTGAVWCVDADWDTRHVLTGSADNSCRLWDCETGKQLALVKTSSAVRTCGFDFGGNIIMFSTDKQMGYQCFVSFFDLRDPSQIENNEPYMKIPCSDSKITSAVWGPLGEFIIAGHESGELNQFSAKSGEQLSNIKEHTKQINDIQTSRDMTMFITASKDNTAKLFDCTTLEHLKTFRTERPVNSAALSPIFDHVVLGGGQEAMDVTTTSTRIGKFEARFFHLAFEEEFGRVKGHFGPINSVAFHPDGKSYSSGGEDGYVRIHYFDPQYFEFEFEA